One segment of Drosophila ananassae strain 14024-0371.13 chromosome 3R, ASM1763931v2, whole genome shotgun sequence DNA contains the following:
- the LOC116656014 gene encoding extensin-like, with protein sequence MNVYISFNGAQPPPPGVPLVYPAQPPPPPGVPLVYPAQPPPPPGVPLVYPAQPPPPPGVPLVYPAQPPPPPGEQYVYAAPPYSAPPPYYGRHHVYATPPYYGVQHVYAAPPYSAPPPYYGMHHVYATPPSYGVPPPQQAPLPPQQAPLPPQQAPLPPQQAPLPPQQAPLPPQQAPLPPQQAPLPPQQAPLPPQQAPLPPQQAPLPPQQAPLPPQQAPLPPQQAPLPPQQAPLPPQQAQLPQQPDPLPPQPAQLPQQPDPLPPQPAQLPPQPYPLPPQQAPQTPPPQLPESPPPTLPQTPPPPRKPPTKPPPRRKKWVPQTHVDGSGRVWSTVPNQCHHCYRKLHRPSILENHLKVCLTQAKTDACLCDQQFLVVIFEPYILWSHFLNCDLKSLVTLRNIVPNARAPSRGDE encoded by the exons ATGAATGTATATATA TCGTTTAACGGTGCGCAGCCCCCACCACCCGGTGTGCCACTGGTGTATCCTGCGCAGCCGCCCCCACCACCCGGTGTGCCACTGGTGTATCCTGCGCAGCCGCCCCCACCACCCGGTGTGCCACTGGTGTATCCTGCGcagccgccaccaccacccggTGTGCCACTGGTGTATCCTGCGCAGCCGCCGCCACCACCCGGTGAGCAGTATGTGTATGCTGCGCCGCCCTATAGTGCGCCGCCGCCATATTATGGTAGGCATCACGTGTATGCTACGCCGCCATATTATGGTGTGCAACACGTGTATGCTGCGCCGCCCTATAGTGCGCCGCCGCCATATTATGGTATGCATCACGTTTATGCTACGCCGCCATCTTATGGTGTGCCACCGCCACAGCAGGCTCCATTGCCGCCACAGCAGGCTCCATTGCCGCCACAGCAGGCTCCATTGCCGCCACAGCAGGCTCCATTGCCGCCACAGCAGGCTCCATTGCCGCCACAGCAGGCTCCATTGCCGCCACAGCAGGCTCCATTGCCGCCACAGCAGGCTCCATTGCCGCCACAGCAGGCTCCATTGCCGCCACAGCAGGCTCCATTGCCGCCACAGCAGGCTCCATTGCCGCCACAGCAGGCTCCATTGCCGCCACAGCAGGCTCCATTGCCGCCACAGCAGGCTCCATTGCCGCCACAGCAGGCTCAACTGCCGCAACAGCCGGATCCACTGCCGCCACAGCCGGCTCAACTGCCGCAACAGCCGGATCCACTGCCGCCACAGCCGGCTCAACTGCCGCCACAGCCGTATCCACTGCCGCCCCAACAGGCTCCACAAACACCACCCCCACAACTACCAGAATCACCACCCCCAACGCTGCCACAAACACCACCCCCACCGCGAAAGCCCCCGACGAAGCCACCGCCAAGAAGGAAGAAGTGGGTGCCACAAACTCACGTGGATGGCAGTGGTCGGGTGTGGTCGACGGTGCCCAACCAGTGCCACCACTGCTATCGAAAACTGCACAGGCCATCTATTTTGGAGAACCATCTGAAGGTGTGCCTGACACAGGCAAAGACAGATGCATGTTTGTGTGACCAACAATTTTTGGTGGTCATTTTTGAACCATACATTTTATGGTCTCATTTTCTCAACTGCGACCTCAAAAGCCTGGTCACACTGCGAAATATTGTGCCAAATGCGCGAGCGCCATCTAGGGGTGACGAATGA
- the LOC123257324 gene encoding uncharacterized protein LOC123257324, whose amino-acid sequence MDGDDPFFLIFDEFHVENFKNAPNEYKKWKIFSIACANLRGDLQIVYLKTTTTGVQVLGSEFIKECVEFVHSFIKKMPKLHHKMAGAGADKCSANLKAIKYLQMQGIPVLYDLRHFQDTLQRGRYIDQIFCRLYVDPTISGDNMEKILKLSGSIVGEDVPIELKGRYEDEVFLKLI is encoded by the exons ATGGATGGGGATGATccatttttcttaattttcgaCGAGTTTCACGTCGAAAATTTCAAG AATGCTCCCAACGAGTACAAGaagtggaaaatattttccattgcTTGTGCAAATCTGAGGGGAGATTTGCAAATCGTTTACTTAAAAACG aCGACTACTGGAGTCCAAGTATTGGGCTCCGAATTTATAAAAGAGTGTGTGGAGTTTGTGCactcttttataaaaaaaatgcctAAACTGCACCACAAGATGGCTGGTGCAGGGGCCGACAAATGCTCCGCCAATCTAAAGGCGATTAAATATCTACAGATGCAGGGAATTCCGGTTCTGTACGATTTGCGGCATTTCCAAGACACACTGCAGAGAGGCAGATATATTGATCAAATATTCTGTCGTCTCTACGTTGACCCCACGATTTCTGGGGACAATATGgagaaaattttaaagttgTCTGGAAGTATTGTGGGGGAGGATGTTCCCATCGAATTGAAAGGAAGATACGAAGATGAagtatttttgaaattaatttaa
- the LOC116656015 gene encoding extensin-like, producing the protein MPMTAPAHSTPYDYGAPGQWAHVAPVPMPVPPLMVSLQSLINRLTVRSPHHPVCHWGILRSRHHHPVCHWGILRSRPHHPVCHWGILRSRPHHPVCHWGILRSRHHHPVCHWGILRSRPHHPVCHWGILRSRHHHPVVQPYSAPPPYYGMQYVYATPPYYGVQHMYAAPPYSAPPPYYGMPPPQQAPLPPQQAPLPPQQAPLPPQQAPLQIPPQQAPLPPQQAPLPPQQAPLQIPQQQAPLPQQPDPLPQQPDPLPQQPDPLPQQPDPLPQQPDPLPQQPDPLPQQPDPLPQQPDPLPQQPDPLPQQPDPLPQQPDPLPPPPQLPDSPPPTLPQTPPPPRKPPTKPPPRRKKWVPHTHVDGSGRRWSTMANQCHHCYGKLNRPSRLVEHLKVCLSQPKSSACLWCPYISKANVGSHHQSCQGKPGHQYVAVGEQRLQRDRWAEAIKKSTSASQRDEAPTQSSPPPSTTSPSTGSPSPKREPTQVQLSELFNIDGDLFDHSSNNLAKVTCTIVQNWSI; encoded by the exons ATGCCCATGACTGCGCCGGCCCATAGCACACCATATGACTATGGTGCGCCGGGGCAGTGGGCACATGTTGCACCGGTGCCGATGCCGGTGCCGCCATTGATGGTGTCGCTCCAGTCACTGATAAA TCGTTTAACGGTGCGCAGCCCCCACCACCCGGTGTGCCACTGGGGTATCCTGCGcagccgccaccaccacccggTGTGCCACTGGGGTATCCTGCGCAGCCGCCCCCACCACCCGGTGTGCCACTGGGGTATCCTGCGCAGCCGCCCCCACCACCCGGTGTGCCACTGGGGTATCCTGCGcagccgccaccaccacccggTGTGCCACTGGGGTATCCTGCGCAGCCGCCCCCACCACCCGGTGTGCCACTGGGGTATCCTGCGcagccgccaccaccacccggTGGTGCAGCCCTATAGTGCGCCGCCGCCATATTATGGTATGCAATATGTGTATGCTACGCCGCCATATTATGGTGTGCAACACATGTATGCTGCGCCGCCCTATAGTGCGCCGCCGCCATATTATGGTATGCCACCGCCACAGCAGGCTCCATTGCCGCCACAGCAGGCTCCATTGCCGCCACAGCAGGCCCCATTGCCGCCACAGCAGGCTCCATTGCAG ATTCCGCCACAGCAGGCTCCATTGCCGCCACAGCAGGCTCCATTGCCGCCACAGCAGGCTCCATTGCAG ATTCCGCAACAGCAGGCTCCTTTGCCGCAACAACCGGATCCATTGCCGCAACAACCTGATCCATTGCCGCAACAACCGGATCCATTGCCGCAACAACCTGATCCATTGCCGCAACAACCTGATCCATTGCCGCAACAACCGGATCCATTGCCGCAACAACCTGATCCATTGCCGCAACAACCTGATCCATTGCCGCAACAACCTGATCCATTGCCGCAACAACCGGATCCATTGCCGCAACAACCTGATCCATTGCCGCCACCCCCACAACTACCAGATTCACCACCCCCAACGCTGCCACAAACACCACCTCCACCGCGAAAGCCCCCGACGAAGCCACCGCCAAGAAGGAAGAAGTGGGTGCCACACACGCATGTAGATGGCAGTGGTCGGCGCTGGTCAACGATGGCCAACCAGTGCCACCACTGCTATGGGAAATTGAATAGGCCATCACGTTTGGTGGAACATTTGAAGGTGTGCCTTTCACAGCCCAAGAGTAGTGCCTGTTTGTGGTGCCCATACATAAGCAAGGCGAACGTGGGGTCGCACCACCAGTCTTGCCAAGGAAAGCCTGGGCACCAGTACGTGGCAGTGGGGGAGCAGCGGCTGCAGCGCGACAGGTGGGCGGAagcaattaaaaaatcaacatCAGCTTCACAAAGGGATGAAGCGCCCACGCAGTCGTCGCCCCCTCCTTCAACGACATCACCGTCAACAGGATCTCCATCACCGAAACGAGAACCGACACAGGTTCAGTTATCGGAACTTTTTAACATTGATGGAGATTTATTTG ATCATTCTTCAAACAATTTGGCCAAAGTAACTTGTACTATTGTCCAAAACTGGTCGATTTAA